One Prunus dulcis chromosome 7, ALMONDv2, whole genome shotgun sequence DNA segment encodes these proteins:
- the LOC117633543 gene encoding PAN domain-containing protein At5g03700, translating to METFTHFVTRLSSTQLLLITLTLLLYTPTWPSSAAATQTELLRDFKATPDPSIQTFQSLLADPNGNFSLGFLRVNKTQLALALLHVPSSDPLWLANPAQLARWSDRTTLVFNGSLVLSDPQGRMFWSTHTQGDRVVLLNTSNVQVQTQSSVLWQSFDFPTNILVENQNFTSTMSLVSSNGLYSMRLGNNFMGLYAKFKSGSNSDQIYWRHRAMEVKAEIVEGKGPIYAQVNSDGFLGMYQTGNPAPVDIQPFNTFHRPVNGLRKVRLEPDGNFNGFYWDGSKWVPDFQAISLPCELPSPCGAYGLCGAGNGSCSCLDNRTEFRSGECFPVQNGDFCRSGLGEISNFWVIRRSGVELPYKELMGYQTTSSYGECERVCERNCSCWGAVYNNASGFCYTMDYPIQTLVGVGDESKMGYLKVREGAGRKKMNVGFGVGIGVVCGALVIFVGVAGVWSFRAWRRKGAGGGVKRFTGQDGGLSPGPYKDLGSASFRSIEMGNNTR from the coding sequence ATGGAAACGTTCACTCACTTTGTGACTCGTTTAAGTTCAACTCAGCTTCTTCTTATCACACTCACTCTActactctacacacccacaTGGCCATCTTCTGCTGCCGCCACCCAAACAGAGCTTCTCAGAGACTTCAAAGCCACTCCCGACCCTTCAATCCAAACCTTCCAATCTCTCCTCGCCGACCCAAATGGCAATTTCTCACTGGGTTTCCTCCGAGTCAACAAAACCCAACTCGCTCTCGCTCTCCTCCACGTGCCCTCCTCAGACCCGCTCTGGCTCGCCAACCCGGCCCAGCTAGCTCGCTGGTCCGACCGCACAACCCTCGTCTTCAATGGCAGCCTCGTCCTCTCCGATCCTCAGGGGAGGATGTTCTGGTCAACTCACACCCAAGGCGACCGAGTTGTGCTCCTCAACACCTCCAACGTCCAAGTACAAACCCAGAGCTCAGTCCTATGGCAGAGCTTCGACTTTCCCACAAATATCCTCGTCGAGAATCAGAATTTCACATCGACCATGTCCCTCGTCTCCTCCAATGGGCTCTACTCAATGCGATTGGGGAACAATTTCATGGGTTTGTACGCAAAGTTCAAATCAGGCTCAAACTCAGACCAAATTTACTGGAGACACAGAGCCATGGAAGTCAAAGCTGAAATAGTCGAGGGCAAAGGACCGATTTACGCCCAAGTCAACTCGGACGGGTTCCTCGGAATGTACCAAACTGGGAACCCAGCGCCGGTCGATATTCAACCCTTCAACACCTTCCACAGACCCGTCAATGGCCTCCGCAAGGTCCGGTTAGAACCGGACGGAAACTTCAACGGGTTTTACTGGGACGGGTCCAAATGGGTTCCGGATTTCCAGGCGATTTCTCTCCCCTGCGAGCTCCCCAGCCCCTGCGGTGCGTACGGTTTGTGCGGAGCAGGGAATGGCTCGTGCTCCTGTTTGGATAACCGGACGGAGTTTCGATCCGGTGAGTGTTTTCCGGTTCAGAACGGTGACTTCTGCAGAAGCGGATTGGGGGAGATTAGTAACTTCTGGGTTATACGGAGGAGCGGCGTGGAGCTGCCGTACAAGGAGTTAATGGGGTACCAAACCACGTCGTCGTACGGGGAGTGCGAGAGAGTTTGTGAGAGGAACTGCAGTTGCTGGGGCGCTGTGTACAATAACGCATCCGGGTTTTGTTACACCATGGACTACCCGATCCAAACCCTGGTGGGCGTTGGGGATGAGAGCAAGATGGGTTATTTAAAGGTGCGGGAGGGTGCAGGGAGGAAGAAAATGAACGTGGGTTTTGGGGTGGGGATTGGGGTGGTGTGTGGGGCCCTCGTCATTTTTGTTGGGGTTGCTGGGGTTTGGAGTTTTAGGGCGTGGAGGAGGAAAGGAGCAGGAGGAGGGGTGAAGAGGTTTACGGGTCAAGATGGTGGGCTTTCACCCGGCCCGTATAAGGATCTCGGATCCGCAAGCTTTAGGTCCATTGAGATGGGAAATAATACTAGATAG